In a single window of the Acipenser ruthenus chromosome 20, fAciRut3.2 maternal haplotype, whole genome shotgun sequence genome:
- the LOC117425005 gene encoding DNA replication complex GINS protein PSF3-like codes for MTTQSYLPVPPGVGMEENFLCLDDILLSQEKLPTRTECVFPRLGFVEKTSDTRDIPEGTKMEMPLWLAKGLYDNKRRLVSVEQPKIYRQGWRTVFSADPNVVDLHKMGPYYYGLGSQLLHFDSPENPEIAQTVLQTYIGRFRRIMDSSQNAYNEDTSALVERLDVLERSLFRTGQAGLNDFQRWEKGQASQITASNLVQNYRKRKFPDLEA; via the exons ATGACGACCCAGTCCTACCTGCCGGTGCCACCCGGGGTTGGAATGGAGGAAAACTTCCTGTGTCTAGATGATATTTTACTGTCTCAAGAGAAGCTGCCGACCCGAACGGAGTGCGTTTTCCCGCGACTGGGCTTCGTGGAGAAAACCAGTGACACCCGCGACATCCCAGAG GGAACAAAGATGGAGATGCCGCTGTGGTTGGCAAAGGGTCTGTATGATAACAAGCGGCGCCTCGTGTCTGTAGAGCAGCCCAAGATTTACCGGCAGGGCTGGAGAACAGTGTTTAGTGCCGACCCCAATGTGGTGGACCTTCACAAGATGGGTCCCTATTACTATGGTTTGGGGTCCCAGTTACTGCACTTTGACAGCCCTGAGAACCCTGAGATTGCACAAACTGTGTTACAG ACGTACATAGGACGTTTCCGCCGCATTATGGACTCCTCGCAGAATGCCTACAATGAGGACACGTCTGCACTGGTGGAGCGGCTCGATGTCCTAGAGAGGTCTCTCTTCCGCACTGGACAAGCCGGCCTCAATGACTTCCAGCGCTGGGAGAAAGGCCAAGCCTCCCAGATCACTGCTTCCAACCTGGTGCAGAACTACAGGAAGAGGAAGTTCCCAGACCTGGAGGCCTGA